The Desulfomicrobium orale DSM 12838 genome includes a window with the following:
- a CDS encoding IS5 family transposase (programmed frameshift): protein MCYTDISDETWQRLEPVLPLEGSPKGGRPAKDKRTFINAIIWLLRTGAPWRALPKEYGSWNAVYSRFRRWQIKGSWKAVFLALASDPDLEAVMIDGTYIHAHKHSAGAKGGKHRQALGRSRGGFTSKLHAQVDALGNPVSFFLTGGECADISVAPQLLEGVRDCTVIADKGYDSEPLVQLLEARGCTVVIPPRSNRKTPRRYDRHLYKERHLVECFFSKIKEYRRVATRYEKLAQTFLSFVYLAASMIWIKSLLSG, encoded by the exons ATGTGTTATACCGATATTTCCGATGAAACCTGGCAACGGCTTGAGCCCGTTCTGCCGCTTGAGGGTTCGCCCAAAGGCGGCCGTCCGGCCAAAGATAAACGAACATTCATAAATGCAATCATCTGGCTGCTGCGCACCGGGGCTCCCTGGAGGGCCCTGCCGAAAGAGTATGGGTCATGGAATGCCGTGTATTCCCGCTTTCGGCGTTGGCAGATAAAAGGATCCTGGAAAGCAGTCTTTCTCGCTCTGGCGTCTGACCCCGATCTCGAAGCGGTAATGATTGACGGTACGTACATCCATGCCCACAAACATTCGGCTGGCGCAAAAGGGGGCA AGCACAGACAAGCTCTGGGCCGCAGTCGTGGAGGTTTTACCTCCAAGCTGCATGCACAGGTAGACGCGCTCGGCAATCCTGTATCGTTTTTCCTTACAGGAGGTGAATGCGCGGATATCAGTGTTGCACCACAATTACTTGAAGGGGTTCGTGATTGCACTGTCATTGCCGATAAAGGGTATGACAGCGAGCCGTTAGTTCAACTTCTTGAAGCAAGAGGCTGTACCGTAGTTATTCCTCCACGCTCAAATCGTAAAACACCTCGTCGGTATGATCGGCATCTTTATAAGGAACGGCACCTTGTTGAATGCTTTTTCAGTAAAATCAAAGAGTACCGCAGAGTGGCAACACGTTATGAAAAGCTTGCCCAGACTTTTCTTTCTTTCGTTTACCTGGCAGCTTCAATGATTTGGATCAAATCATTGCTGTCCGGCTAA
- a CDS encoding DUF58 domain-containing protein — MPPDLRIRQLLGGQGDEGLGGAADSSGEVSEIRPYQPGDHLSRISWKASARGMGLFSKEFQVRAARTVFLDWNALAGFGYEERISRLAGLVLEAEREGRRYALRLPGGDIAPGAGAVHAHTCMEALALMPEES, encoded by the coding sequence TTGCCTCCGGATCTCCGGATCCGGCAGTTGCTGGGTGGACAGGGTGATGAAGGGCTTGGCGGGGCGGCGGATTCGTCCGGCGAGGTATCGGAAATCCGGCCGTATCAGCCCGGCGATCATCTTTCCCGCATTTCCTGGAAGGCGTCGGCGCGCGGCATGGGACTCTTCTCCAAGGAGTTTCAGGTCAGAGCGGCGCGCACCGTCTTTCTCGACTGGAACGCCCTGGCCGGATTCGGCTACGAGGAGCGCATCAGCCGTCTGGCCGGTCTGGTGCTGGAAGCCGAACGGGAAGGCCGCCGCTACGCGCTGCGTTTGCCCGGCGGGGACATTGCTCCCGGTGCGGGCGCGGTTCATGCACATACCTGCATGGAAGCGCTGGCTCTGATGCCGGAGGAATCATGA